TGATGAAAAGCAAGCAAAATCATTGAAACAGCTCGCTCTGTGGCATCCCTTTTACCGGCAGGCCGAGGTGACGGTACGCTTCAGCTCCTACCAGCCGGCCCCGCTTGGTGCGAAGGAGGTAGCCGATTTTGAGGAGATACGGCTCCACCAGCTCCTCGATGGTGTTGGATTCTTCCGAAAGGGTGGCCGCCACTGCCTCTATACCAACAGGGCCGCCGTTGTAATAGTCGATGATAATTTTCAAAAGCGCGCGGTCGAGGTCATCCAGCCCACGGCTGTCGATGCCCTCCATAGCCAGTGATTTCTGGGCGGTCTCGGAGTCAATGGCGCCATGTCCCCGGACTGTTGCATAGTCGCGGACCCTGCGCAGGAGACGGTTGGCGATGCGCGGAGTCCCACGGGAACGCTGGGCGATGATTTCAGCCCCTTCGCTGTCAGTACTGATGCCGAGGATTTCCGCAGACCGTATCACTATCTTGTAAATATCCTCTGGCGGATAGAAATCAAGGTGGTAGGTCATGCCGAAACGGTCGCGGAGAGGCGGGGAGAGAAGACCGACCCGGGTGGTGGCGCCAACCAGGGTGAACCGTTTCAGGGGAACATTGATAACCTTCGAGAACGGCCCCTTGTCCAGCACAAAATCGATCTTGAAATCCTCCATCGCGGGATAGATGAATTCCTCGATATTTTTTGGCAGGCGGTGAATCTCGTCGATGAAGAGAACATCCCCGTTCTCCAGATTGGTGAGAATCCCCATCAAATCAGCAATACGGGTGAGCGCCGGGCCGGAAGAGGTAATGAGCCGGGCGTCCATCTCCTTCGCAATGATGTGAGCCAGTGTGGTTTTGCCCAGTCCCGGCGGGCCGTGCAGAAGGATATGCTCCTGCGGCTCGCCCCGTTTTTCGGCGGCCTCAAGAGATATGGAAAGTTTGTCTACTATGGCTTTCTGACCGATATATTCGCCTAACGTTTTCGGTCTCAGGCTCCAGGTAAAAACCTCTTCTTCGGGAGAGGAGGAATCCCCGGTAACTATTCTTTCGCGACTCACGGTGCCTTTGTCCCTCTGTGCCTTTGTGCCTTATATTTTGGATTCATAATTTTATCTTTTCCGCGTTTGTTCATCTGGTAAGTATTTTTAAAAATATTGCGCGCATGATTGCACATTTAGATCCTGAAACGAGTTCAGGATGACATGTGTCATGCCGAACTTGTTGCCGCTTCGCGGGAACGATGAAACCGTTTCGGCATCTCTATATACGATCTCGAACCTTATCAAATGGCATACCCTGATTATCTTTTATTCCGCTTGAATATCTCCTGAATAAGTTCTTCCGCGGTCTCAAACTCAGGAAAGGCTTTTACGGTACGGCGGACCAGGTCTCTGGCTTCGAGTTCAGAGTACTGAAGTTGAAGGAGAATCTCGTATGCTTCCACCATGTATTCCTCGTCCATATCCGGTGCAGGAAATGGCTCCGGGATTTCTTCTTCCGAAAGAAAAGCAAATTTCGCCGCTTTCCCCTTTAATTCCATGACAATCTTCTGGGCGGTTTTGCTTCCGATTTCAGGCAGTCTCTTGAGTGTTCCCACGTCATTAAGCTCGATGGCTTTCGCTACATCTTTCACCGGTATGGTCAGCGCCCGGAGCGCTTTTTTCACTCCGAGCCCCTGCACCGTTATGAGGAGGGTAAAAAATTCAAGGTCGGTTTTACTTAAAAATCCTACCAGCCGCGGCATAAGATTTCCCATACCGATATTCCCCTCGATATACTGCATGGTATGCAGGGTCACCTCCTGCCCGACCTTTCCTCCGGCGCTCAGACGATCCATCAGGTCACGGCTGATGAGTACACCGTACGTAATGCCGTTCACCTCGACCAGAGCCAGGTCCTCGGTCACCGAATCCAGTATTCCGCGCACCATCACAATCATTTTGAGTCACCGTGGGTTACTGTATGAAGATGACACAGGGCGGTCGCAATGGCGTCAGTCACATCAGCCGGACCGGGTACTTTATCGCAATTCAAGAGAGTCGCCACCATGCCGGCTACCTGTTCCTTGGAGGCGTGGCCAATCCCGGAAACGGATTTTTTGATCCGCGTCGCCGAGTATGAACATACGGGAATGCCGGATTTCCCGGCCAGGAGAAAGAAAAGTCCCCGCACGTGTCCCATGATGACTGCGGTTTTGGGGTGTGCGTAATGTGAATAGAGTTCTTCAATCGCCACCGCATCCGGGCGGAATTCATCCACAATACCCTCGAAACTGCCGTATAGCTCGAAGAGCCGTTTTTCGAGGGGCTGAGAAGCCTTGCTCCGAATGACACCCGCTTCAACCAGCCGGGGCGTTCCTGAACCGCTCTCGATAACAGCATATCCGGTCACACCCAGCCCAGGGTCTACCCCCAAAACTCTCATGAATCAGACTTCTTCCATAAGTGAAACATCGATATCGAAGTTCGCCCAGACCTTCTGCACATCTTCGGATTCTTCAATAGCTTCCATGAGTTTCATAAGAGTTTTGGCGTCTTTCCCTTCGATTTTGACCGTAGTTTGAGGTACTTTCGAGATTTCAGCGCTCTCATACTTGATTTTCCTGGAATCGAAATATGCCTGGACGTTTGGGAAAGCCTTCTGAGAGCATACGACTTCATACGTGGAATCCTCCACACTCATGTCATCGGCGCCTGATTCCAGGACATGTTCCATCATGTCGTCCTCACTCATGACCTTGGCATTGAAAGTCAATACTCCCTTTGTATCGAACATCCAGGATACTGCGCCGTTTTCAGCGAGAGAGCCGTTGTACTTGCTGAAAAGATGACGGACTTCGGATACGGTACGCTGCTTGTTGTCGGTCATGCATTCCACGATAATGGCCACTCCTCCGGGACCGTATCCTTCATAGACGATCTCTTCATAATGCACACCGGGCAGATCGCCCGTTCCGCGCTGGATTGCTTTTTTGATATTATCCATAGGCATGTTGGCCGCGCGAGCTGCAGTTATGGCGGTTCTCAGCCGTGGATTGATGTTTTCGTCGCCTCCGCCGTTACGGGCGGCCACCTGAATTTCCTTGATGAGAGTAGTAAATATTTTCCCTCTCTTGGCATCCAGGGCGCCTTTTTTACGGCGAATGGTTGCCCATTTGGAATGACCAGACATTGAACAGTCCTCCCTGTATCTAAAAAATACTGCGTGTTTTGTATAAAAATACGAGAGTTTGGTGTTTTTAGAAAAGCAAAATTTTACTGACTACACCACCCGCTGTCAGGAACAGAGGAAATGAGATGTATCGTAGAATGGAGGATGAAGAGTTCTGTAAATAATGATCATGATAACCTGACCTTGCCGCTGATCAAAAACAATGTATGTACACGTGCGGAACCCCATCAAGGCTCCGCACAGAACACATTACCTCTCTACTTCCTCTTCCTTGTTGGCCTCGATGATCTTCTGCGCCAGTTCAGAAGGAACCATCTCATAGTGGGAGAATGTGCGCGAGTATGCGCCCCGTCCCTGCGTGAGAGAGCGGAGGTGGGTGGCATACTGGTACAGCTCAATCAGAGGAACCTGCGCTTTTACAATCTGGAAGATGCCCGAAGGCTCCATGCCCATGATCTTGCCGCGGCGGGAAGAAAGGTCGCCCATCACATCGCCGGTATAGGCATCGGGAACTTTCACCTCGATATTATAAATAGGCTCGAGGAGAATGGGTCTGGCTTTCAGGAAGCATTCCCGGAAACACAGCACTGAAGCCA
The sequence above is a segment of the Candidatus Latescibacter sp. genome. Coding sequences within it:
- the ruvB gene encoding Holliday junction branch migration DNA helicase RuvB, coding for MSRERIVTGDSSSPEEEVFTWSLRPKTLGEYIGQKAIVDKLSISLEAAEKRGEPQEHILLHGPPGLGKTTLAHIIAKEMDARLITSSGPALTRIADLMGILTNLENGDVLFIDEIHRLPKNIEEFIYPAMEDFKIDFVLDKGPFSKVINVPLKRFTLVGATTRVGLLSPPLRDRFGMTYHLDFYPPEDIYKIVIRSAEILGISTDSEGAEIIAQRSRGTPRIANRLLRRVRDYATVRGHGAIDSETAQKSLAMEGIDSRGLDDLDRALLKIIIDYYNGGPVGIEAVAATLSEESNTIEELVEPYLLKIGYLLRTKRGRLVGAEAYRHLGLPVKGMPQSELFQ
- the ruvA gene encoding Holliday junction branch migration protein RuvA, with product MIVMVRGILDSVTEDLALVEVNGITYGVLISRDLMDRLSAGGKVGQEVTLHTMQYIEGNIGMGNLMPRLVGFLSKTDLEFFTLLITVQGLGVKKALRALTIPVKDVAKAIELNDVGTLKRLPEIGSKTAQKIVMELKGKAAKFAFLSEEEIPEPFPAPDMDEEYMVEAYEILLQLQYSELEARDLVRRTVKAFPEFETAEELIQEIFKRNKR
- the ruvC gene encoding crossover junction endodeoxyribonuclease RuvC, which translates into the protein MRVLGVDPGLGVTGYAVIESGSGTPRLVEAGVIRSKASQPLEKRLFELYGSFEGIVDEFRPDAVAIEELYSHYAHPKTAVIMGHVRGLFFLLAGKSGIPVCSYSATRIKKSVSGIGHASKEQVAGMVATLLNCDKVPGPADVTDAIATALCHLHTVTHGDSK
- a CDS encoding YebC/PmpR family DNA-binding transcriptional regulator — its product is MSGHSKWATIRRKKGALDAKRGKIFTTLIKEIQVAARNGGGDENINPRLRTAITAARAANMPMDNIKKAIQRGTGDLPGVHYEEIVYEGYGPGGVAIIVECMTDNKQRTVSEVRHLFSKYNGSLAENGAVSWMFDTKGVLTFNAKVMSEDDMMEHVLESGADDMSVEDSTYEVVCSQKAFPNVQAYFDSRKIKYESAEISKVPQTTVKIEGKDAKTLMKLMEAIEESEDVQKVWANFDIDVSLMEEV